In Opitutales bacterium, the sequence GGATCGCGGACTCATCGTCGATAATCAATACCGACTTCATGGAGATCTGAGGCATCGGAGTATAGGGGACAGAATCAGTTGCAATTCCGATCTATTAGATCGGCGATGATGCCAACTAGTTTATCCATATCCTGCACCGGCTTACGAATGGGTTCAGTCAATATATGCCTCAGATTCCTGAACTCCGCCGGAAGAGCATATTCAGGAGACCCAGTATATATAGCGTATACAGGTCCCGAAAACTTTTCTGAAGCCATGGAAACGAAGGTATCGCCGTCCATGCCTCCCATACGCACATCCACCAAACATGCATCTGGATGCACTGTTTCCATCAGCATCAAAGCGGCTTCTCCACTCTCGGCAGTGCAGACGACCCAGCCACGATCTTCGAAATGATCTCCAAGGCTTTCACGAATAAACTCTTCATCATCGATAATCAGAATCTTCCTCAATTCAGACATAGCTAGAATCACTCATAGGGAGTGAGATTAAAAACCTGGTGCCCTTTCCCGGAGCAGACTCTACCTCAAGTTTTCCATCATGACCTTCCGCAATGATGAAATATGACACACTCAATCCCAGGCCAGTGCCTACACCGACGGGCTTGGTAGTGAAGAAGGGCTCAAATACTCGCTTACGCGTTTCGTCACTCATCCCGGGTCCATTATCGGAGATTGATATCTGAGCCATGCCATCAACAGAGTTTGCTGAAATCCCCAAAATGAACCGAGGTTGCTCGACTCCTGCATCCTGCATAGCTTCGGCCCCGTTCCTGAGGATATTGAGAAAGACCTGTTGTATTTTCGCTGGTTCACAGGTGATGGAGACTACTTCAGCGCCGTAATCACGGATGATTTCAATTCGGCGGAAATCGTGATTCTTTTTCAGATCGTAATCGCTCTGAGCGAGCTCAAGAGCTTTGTCCAATAACTCTTTCGGATCCATAACCACAGAGTGCGCATCTGCCTTTCTCGCAAATGCGAGCATATTATCAACTACTTGAGCTACTCGTTTGCCAGAATCCACTATAGTATCAAGCATCCGGTATGCTCCACGCTTTTCCATGTAACTAGAAACTCCATCGAGGTCTATACCCACCTCAGCTGCAGCTCTCCGATTTGCTAAAGGAGCATCGATAGTCCCTAAACGGTTACGTAGGACACTCGCAGTCTGCATCATCCCAGCCAGAGGATTATTAATCTCATGCGCCATACCGGCAGCAAGGCCCCCAACCGAAAGCATCTTTTCACTTTGAATCATAATTTCTTCCATACGGACTTTGTCAGAAACATCATCGATCCTGATCATGGCCCCGTCGGAGATTCCTGAAAGCAGAGGAAATACGGTGGCATCAGTATAAATACTCGTGACTCCATCTTGTGAGTAACGCCTCGGGACGAATTGTGTCTGGCGAGTTTCTATCGCTTTTTGGATAAGCATTTCTTCCTCAAAAGAGAGATCTAATACATCTGCAACCCGTTGCCCTTCAGCATCTTCAAAACTCATTCCAGTCTCCTCAATCGCCTTGGCGTTCCATTGAGTGACTCGCAAATCACCGTCCACACCAACCTAAAGCGACGGCATGGAGTCGATAACGTTTGAGAGGTATGATTTTGTCTGCTCGAGAGAGTTTGAAGTCTCTCGACGTTCCTGGGCTAGGATGGCCTGCGCGGCAATTGACGCGATGACACGAGCGAAGTATTCCTCATCAGAGTGCCATTCACGTCGTCCGCCTTTGTGATCAATAGCGATGATGCCTCGAACCCGACCTTCCACGATAACCGCCATATCGATCAAAGCTCCCACACTTGAGGGAATCAAAAACGGTTCCTTGAGCTCGGCCACCCTTGGGTCGTTATAAATATCTGAGCACACCACGGTTCCCCCGGCACGTATGGGTCCGAAATAGGTCGGAAAGTCACTCGCATCGATCTCAATTCCAGATGAGTGCGCTTGGTGACTGCGCGTATATAAACTCCGAAAAGTAACTTTTGTGCTGTTTGTTTCAAATAGCCACAGCCCACAGCGCTCCACTTCAAGTGTTTCTGCCGCAATTTCAGTCAGTCGATCGAAGACTGAGGCAAGTTCTCCCTCGTGAATAGTTAGATCTAGCGCCAAAGTTGCTAGCGAATGCCGTTCTCGCAGTGTCCGTTCCTCTGATTCTATAGCTTCTTGCCTGGCGATAATTTGGTCGGTGATTATCTCAAAGGTCCCCAAAACTCCAATCACCTCTCCGCCTGGATCAAAGAGGGGACTCTTTGAAGAGCGAAGCCACTGGTTTGAGCCATCCAGCATCTCCAATTCCTCCTCGAATCCGAGCCGTGCTTCTCCCTGTTCAATAATATGGCGACCGGCATCCACAAAAGACTGGCTCTGTTTGAAACCAAGGGACGCGTCCGTCTGACCCACAACTTCGTCAGGTGTTTCACACTCTGCATAGTTTGCAAAGAGATTATTGCAGCCCAAGAAAACCCCATCTCGGTCCTTCCAGAACACTTGAACGGGTATGGTATTCAACACCAGATTAAGCATTTGTCGCGATGCCTCGTTCTGACGCTCGGCCTGCTTTTGCTCTAAAATACTACGAAAAACAAGGACCACTCCACTCATTGAGCCATCAGCATTTTTGTCTATTATTGGAGATGCTACACCCGCGATGTCGAAAACGAAACCACTACGCTCATACAGCAACAAGTCTTTCTCCTCGCTGAAGCTCTCCGCATGCTTGAGAACGCGACTGACCATAGAAATCGGAATACCATCATCCGCAGAGCGAGCGTTAAACACCGCGTCAGCATGCTTTCCGAACGCGCTGGCAATAGACCACCCAGTCAAGTTTTCGGCCACAGGGTTCATGCGAACCACATGGCCTTCACAATCGGTGGCAATCACGCCATCGCCAATTGAAGAAAGGGTGATCCTTAGATTCTCTAAGGCTGTCGCGAAGTTCTTGATTAGCAAGTTTCCGTGTCATCTCCGCCCCGATATTGAGCGAATACAGCTCGAGTATAGAACGAGGCACTTCATCTCTGGCAATGGGGCGATCATACAGGCACACGACAATTCCAATAACACCTCGTTCACGATCGATGATCGGCCAGCCGACATAGGCCTCTATAGCCATGTCGATCAATAGCTGATCATCTGGAAAAAGACTCGTTACTCCATCCTCATAGATACAGATCCGAGATCCAGTAACTTTTTCACACGGTGTACCCTTCAACTTATAGGAAAAATTGGGGACAGTCTTACTCTCATGAGCCACCGCGAGCGTGGTAATACTGCAGGTTTTTCGATACTCACCAATAATGACATAGGTCGCACCAGTTGCCTCTTGGAGTGCCAACACCATACGTTCAAAATATCCGGATTCATCCCCTTCAGAAGCAGCAAAGAGCGATCGACGGAGCTGCTCCTCACTTTTCTTCAGGTCCTTGGTGCGTTGAGCTACTTCACGCTTCAAAAGTCGATTCGAACCGATGATTAAAACTACGATAATCAATACCGGAAGCGACACTTTCCATACCCAAGACAGGTCAATTTCTCGCTCTAGAAAAACAGGAGCCCAACGTTGGTAAATAGCCTCCCGTTCTTCACTCGGTAAGGCTGCGATAGCCTTTTCAAGTATTCCAACCAAGGGCTCCCAGTCTTCGCGAACCCCAAATGATATTTCGCTCTGATATGGCGTGCTGCCACCCACGCGCACATTTCTAAATCGATGCTCTGAGATGATCTGGCCCGTCGTCAGGATGTTTCCGACAAATGCATCCACCTCGCCATTTTCGACAAGCTCGATTGCATCTTGAAGTCGCTTACGCGGAATGAGGATGATCTCAGGGAAGTCCCGCCTCATAGACTCCTCTATTGCAAAGCCTTCTCCAACTGATACCCGTCGACCCCTCAGATCGTCTAGCGATCTCAAGAGACCCGCTCCCTCACCCACGAAAATCATATTAGGCAAACGAATATAGGGCTCAGTAAATCTGAGGAATTCGCGCCGTTGACTCGTTGGTGCTATGCTCGAGAACATATCGATCTCCTTGTCTTTTGCCTTTTGCAAAAGCTGGGACCACACCCCATCGTCTTCGATAACGAAGTCGACGCCCAACAAACCTTCGACCTGGCGTATGTAATTAATGGAGATTCCACTGTATTGGCCCTGCCGATTCTGAAATGCAATCGGAGCAAATGTGCTATCCGAACCCACTCTAATGACCGGGTGTTGGCTCAGCCAAAGACGTTCTAGTTTTGTCAGACGAGCAAGAAAAGCAGAACGATCGATGGCCTGATTGAGTCCAGGCTGCCAACGGGAAAGGATTTGTTCAATACGATCCGAGTCTAAGCGTTCGATGGCGCTATTTATACTTGAAAGCAATTCGGGTCTATCGGGACGAATTCCAAAACCGGCAACAAGTCCTCGATCGATAAAAACATGTGCCAGCTCCGCAAGCGGATTTGCTTGAACGGCTGCTTGGAGATTAAAGTACCCGATGGCGAAGTCGATTTCCCGTTGCTCGAGGCCACGTAATAAAAGCTCCGTGTCTGAGTATGCAACCATCGTGGCCCCCACTGCATCCAATCGCTCCTCAAGAGAACCATTCGGTGACACAAGGCCAACCACTTGGCCACTCGGATCACTAAAGGTTTCGATAGCCACGTCTTCTCCTGCGCGCATGTAGGCATACTCATTGATCTGAAGAACCGGATCAGTCTCGGCAAAATATGTCCCCATGAAGTCTGATCCAGCTAGAATAGGAAAGACGCCATCAACTTCACCGGATATCAACGCGTCACCATAGGCAGCTCCATACTTCGGAATTAGCTCAATCTCGACCTCCAACAGATTTGAAATTTCGTCGATAAAGTCTGGGACCATACCCTTGAGCTCACCACCTTCTAAAAAAGCCACAGGAGCCCCCTCAACTTGCGTCACTAATCGAATCGTAGGGTCCACATTGAGCGAGGCAGCTGGCGCGTTAACTGCAAGAAATCCTGTGCGATGAACCGATCGCACTCCCCAGCGCTCCTCGAGATCTATGAACTCACTCTCAGAGATCATCGCGATCCCTTTATTTAAGATATTCCTCAACTGTCTCCAGGACTGATGTATCAGGTATCCCGAATCATTCCTATATCCCCCAAATTCAGCTACGCCTACAATTTCATCTTCATAGTGTTCCAATTGCGCCCTCAATGTTGAGAAACCAATTATTAAATCCACATCCCCAGCCAACAAAGCATCAATCGCGCCCTGCCAATCAAGATAGCCGCGCCGCGTCGCTGAGCTCTTCGTGCGTAACATATTGTGGATAAAACGTATGCTCTGCTTATAACCCACTCTCAGACCATTGAGATCTTGCGGCCCTACGATATCAAAGGAGGAATTTGAACGTGCATAAACGACTGGGATGTTAGACATGATCGGAAGAGTCACATCCACTTCCTGCATAAAATTAGACTCTATAACCGAACCCGCCAAAAAACCCCCGATCTCGCCGGATTCTAGAGATTCCCACTGAACGCGATCTACGCCTTCCTGATTCGCGCCAACCGATATAGGCAAATCGATGCCAAGATTTTCAACAACGAGCTTATGGATATCCACGCAAAAGCCCTTCAGCTCACCGTCCTCAATATAAGCGAATGGAGGAAGATCCGCAAAAGTCGCAATCGTAGCATCAGGATTTGCTTCGAGCCAGCCTATCTCCTGCTCACTCAAGACTTCTGAACGCCCAAAGAGTGAAACCATCAGCCCCGAGCAACCCAGTAAAAGGAGTGTTTTGGACCACATTGTCATACCCAAGAGCAAAAGGCGGCATAGTCCTCACTTTAGTAAGTGCGCAAACACGAATGCTTCACAGTATATTTGGGTCAAAGCACTTCAAAGTCTAAAGCTTGAACCCTTAAAATTAAAATTCACAGATTCTGTTTCACCCTTGTGAATCGAAACAAATACACAGACACAAAAAAACCCGCACAGCATTAATCTGAACGGGTCTAATGAGAGTCAACGTATGCGAACTCTACATATTCTGGTAGCGTTGGCGGAGCATATTGGTGAAAGCAGCTACCTTCTTCTTGCGGCGTTTTACTTCGCAAGGTTTTTCAAAATAGCGCTTGGCTCTGACATCGCGGATTACCCCCTCGCGGTCTAGACGCTTCTTCAAGCGACGCAGCGCGCGTTCGACAGGTTCCCCTTTGCCGATTTTTACCTCAATAGCCATAGATTAATTTCACCTCCTTTTCTGAAAGGTTAGGGACGTTAGCGCGACGAAGAAGGCTGTCAAAGTCATTCCTCAAAGATGCCGACAATCAGGCCAAGCGTTTTGATCCATTGCTATAGATAACCCATTTTCGAATCACCATGAAACTGGATCATGAGCTGGTAGAGCTCTGCATCACTCTCCGGATTCTCTTTGAGTTTTTCGACTGCCTGTGATCGATTGAGACCTTCGCGGTAGATCGTACGATAGATACTCTTGGCCGCTTCGATCGCGGATGCGTCATAACCCATGCGCTCCAACCTCACCTTATTGATCGTTCGCACACGACCAGGGTTTCCGTCCACCATGAGAAAAGGAGGAACATTTTTGGTAATTTTGCTCATGGCACCCACGATTGAGAATTTCCCTACTCTCACAAAAGGAGACAATCCCGACGCCCATGCGATATAGACGTGATCATCTACGATACAATGGCCACCGATAGCAGCGTTCGAGCTCATTATGAGATGACTCCCGACGGTCGCGTCGTGCGCCACATGGCTATACGCCAGCAAATTGTTATCATCACCGATCTCCGTGCGCGTTCCTTCGATCGTCGACATGTGAACAGTCACCGACTCGCGAAACACATTCCTATCTCCGACCTGAAGCCCGAGATCGCCGCCCTTAAATTTCAGGTCCTGAGTCTTCCCTCCGATGCACGCATACGGAAAGACCTCGTTGTCCCGACCCATGACCGTCATACCCTCAACACTAGCGTGGTGATGCAGAACGGTGCCTTTACCCAGTGAAACCCCAGCCCCGACATAGGCAAATGGACCAATAGAAACACCTTCGTCGAGCTGGGCACCCTTTTCGACACACGCCTGCGGATGAATTTCAGTAGCCATCAAAACTAAGAATCAAGAATCCTCGTCGGTCGGAATGACCAGTGTAAACATCAGCTCGGCAGAAGATACTACCTTATCTCCAACCCGGCACTGCGCAGAACAAACGCCGATCCGGTTATGACGTATCTTATTCAATGATACCTCAATACAAAGCTGATCGCCCGGCTCTACCGTGTTCCTGAATTTCACCTTATCAGCACTCATAAAGAAAGCCAGGGTGCTCGTGCTTCCAGTTTTACGCATTAAGAGCACGCCACCTGCCTGAGCCATCGCCTCCAGTTGAAGAACACCGGGCATAACAGGGCGACCGGGAAAATGCCCCTGAAAAAAAGGTTCGTTGATCGTGACGTTTTTAATCGCCCAGAGCTTATCGCAATCCTCGCTCACCTCGACGATACGATCTAACATGATGAAAGGATAACGGTGTGGTAGCACTTCGATCAGCTTCCGCACATCCATGTCCACCTGGGTCAGGTCTGGCACTTCAGGAGCATCTGTCGGTAAAGGCGGTGGCACTTCCTTTTTTACTAACTTCTGAGTCGACTGCTTCATACGGATCGCTTTCGTCAACTCAGCATTTAAGCGATGCCCAGGCAATGCGGCCACAATGTGCGCTTTCAGTGGCTTTCCCAAGAGCGTCAAGTCGCCAATGATATCGAGCATCTTGTGACGCACCATTTCGTCCACATACCGCAGAGGTTCCTTAGAGAGAATTTTATCCCCCTTGAGCACGATGGCCGAGTCTAGAGAACCTCCGCGCACTTTACCTTGGCGCAATAGTTCTTCGATGTCCTCATAGACCACAAACGTTCGGCTTTTCGAAATGTCCTCAGCATAGGTTTCAGGGTCGATCTCCAGCGACAGGTGTTGACTATGAAGCCCCCGATCATCTGCGGAAGTGCAGGTAATCTTGAAGCCGTCGTATGGCAAAGCGATCATCGACGACTTACCTGACGATACAGCTACCGAATCGGCCAGCTCGATGAATTCGCGCTCCCGATCCTGCTCAATCAGCCCTGCCTCTTGGATGAGTTCCACAAAGGGCCGCGCCGACCCGTCACAAATCGGTGGCTCAGATGCATCTAATTCGACGATGGCGTTATCCACTCCACAACCGCGCAGAGCGGACAAAATGTGTTCGATGGTATGAAACACTGCATCCCCGTCTTCAATCGTAGTCTGGCGCAGAAGATCCGTCACAAAGCTGACGTCAGCTTTCACTGATGGTTTTCCTTCTAGATCTGAACGACAGAAAAGGAAGCCTGTGCCAGCGTCGGCAGGTTTAATCGTCATATTCACCGGATTTCCAGTATGTAGAGACTTACCGGAAATTGATGCCTCAGATGCAAGCGTCTGTTCTTTCATAGGGGAAGCAGGTCTCAGATGAGACCTTCATGGACTGATAAAAGAAGCGACCGCCAACATTCCGAGAAAAAACGAGCACTCATCACGGTTCAACACACCTGAGTCTTGACGCCTCTGGGCCAGACGCAGAAACCATTGCTATGTCTTCGACCAAAAAGGTGATCCGCCGTGTGCGCCCCGTTCTGCTGAGCGAAATGGATTTTGAAATTCGCGAGAGCAGTATTCCGGACATCGGCCTCGGGCTCTTCGCCAAGCGCCTCGTCCGCCCAGGCGACACAATTGGTGCCTACACTGGCATCATAATCGATGACGCTCAGTCAGAGGAAGAGCCTTACGTATCATCGCGCTATCTTGTTTGGGTGTGTAAGGATTGCTGGATCGTCGGCGATAGTGATGAAGGAAATTACACACGCTTTATCAACCACAGCAAGCGGCCCAACGCCGAGCTGGTCACTTCGACCCGCTGGAAATCTGCTCGTATCAAAGCCATCCGTCTCATACGTCCGGGCGGAGAGGTATTCTTTGATTATGGGGATGAATATTGGGAAGCTCTCGAGTCAGAGGTAAAACCCCTCTAATTCGCACGGTTCGTTGGGGTAAGCCCACTATCGTTCGAAAACGGATTTCTCCCGCGCGTCCTTGCTATGATGCGTCGCGAGCAGAATAACCCACCCTGCAATCCGAGAGCTCCCATACTTAGCGTTTTACTCGTCTCAGTCGTCGGGATTTTGCTGGCCGATGCTTTCGATACAGAAAATTGGCACGCAGTTGGGCTGAGTTTGAGCCTAATTGGAGCGGTCATCTCACAAATCTTGGGGATGAAACGAATGGCCTGGGCATGTTTTC encodes:
- a CDS encoding response regulator — translated: MSELRKILIIDDEEFIRESLGDHFEDRGWVVCTAESGEAALMLMETVHPDACLVDVRMGGMDGDTFVSMASEKFSGPVYAIYTGSPEYALPAEFRNLRHILTEPIRKPVQDMDKLVGIIADLIDRNCN
- a CDS encoding PAS domain S-box protein, encoding MDGDLRVTQWNAKAIEETGMSFEDAEGQRVADVLDLSFEEEMLIQKAIETRQTQFVPRRYSQDGVTSIYTDATVFPLLSGISDGAMIRIDDVSDKVRMEEIMIQSEKMLSVGGLAAGMAHEINNPLAGMMQTASVLRNRLGTIDAPLANRRAAAEVGIDLDGVSSYMEKRGAYRMLDTIVDSGKRVAQVVDNMLAFARKADAHSVVMDPKELLDKALELAQSDYDLKKNHDFRRIEIIRDYGAEVVSITCEPAKIQQVFLNILRNGAEAMQDAGVEQPRFILGISANSVDGMAQISISDNGPGMSDETRKRVFEPFFTTKPVGVGTGLGLSVSYFIIAEGHDGKLEVESAPGKGTRFLISLPMSDSSYV
- a CDS encoding PAS domain-containing protein; the encoded protein is MIATDCEGHVVRMNPVAENLTGWSIASAFGKHADAVFNARSADDGIPISMVSRVLKHAESFSEEKDLLLYERSGFVFDIAGVASPIIDKNADGSMSGVVLVFRSILEQKQAERQNEASRQMLNLVLNTIPVQVFWKDRDGVFLGCNNLFANYAECETPDEVVGQTDASLGFKQSQSFVDAGRHIIEQGEARLGFEEELEMLDGSNQWLRSSKSPLFDPGGEVIGVLGTFEIITDQIIARQEAIESEERTLRERHSLATLALDLTIHEGELASVFDRLTEIAAETLEVERCGLWLFETNSTKVTFRSLYTRSHQAHSSGIEIDASDFPTYFGPIRAGGTVVCSDIYNDPRVAELKEPFLIPSSVGALIDMAVIVEGRVRGIIAIDHKGGRREWHSDEEYFARVIASIAAQAILAQERRETSNSLEQTKSYLSNVIDSMPSL
- a CDS encoding transporter substrate-binding domain-containing protein encodes the protein MTMWSKTLLLLGCSGLMVSLFGRSEVLSEQEIGWLEANPDATIATFADLPPFAYIEDGELKGFCVDIHKLVVENLGIDLPISVGANQEGVDRVQWESLESGEIGGFLAGSVIESNFMQEVDVTLPIMSNIPVVYARSNSSFDIVGPQDLNGLRVGYKQSIRFIHNMLRTKSSATRRGYLDWQGAIDALLAGDVDLIIGFSTLRAQLEHYEDEIVGVAEFGGYRNDSGYLIHQSWRQLRNILNKGIAMISESEFIDLEERWGVRSVHRTGFLAVNAPAASLNVDPTIRLVTQVEGAPVAFLEGGELKGMVPDFIDEISNLLEVEIELIPKYGAAYGDALISGEVDGVFPILAGSDFMGTYFAETDPVLQINEYAYMRAGEDVAIETFSDPSGQVVGLVSPNGSLEERLDAVGATMVAYSDTELLLRGLEQREIDFAIGYFNLQAAVQANPLAELAHVFIDRGLVAGFGIRPDRPELLSSINSAIERLDSDRIEQILSRWQPGLNQAIDRSAFLARLTKLERLWLSQHPVIRVGSDSTFAPIAFQNRQGQYSGISINYIRQVEGLLGVDFVIEDDGVWSQLLQKAKDKEIDMFSSIAPTSQRREFLRFTEPYIRLPNMIFVGEGAGLLRSLDDLRGRRVSVGEGFAIEESMRRDFPEIILIPRKRLQDAIELVENGEVDAFVGNILTTGQIISEHRFRNVRVGGSTPYQSEISFGVREDWEPLVGILEKAIAALPSEEREAIYQRWAPVFLEREIDLSWVWKVSLPVLIIVVLIIGSNRLLKREVAQRTKDLKKSEEQLRRSLFAASEGDESGYFERMVLALQEATGATYVIIGEYRKTCSITTLAVAHESKTVPNFSYKLKGTPCEKVTGSRICIYEDGVTSLFPDDQLLIDMAIEAYVGWPIIDRERGVIGIVVCLYDRPIARDEVPRSILELYSLNIGAEMTRKLANQELRDSLRESKDHPFFNWRWRDCHRL
- the rpsU gene encoding 30S ribosomal protein S21; the protein is MAIEVKIGKGEPVERALRRLKKRLDREGVIRDVRAKRYFEKPCEVKRRKKKVAAFTNMLRQRYQNM
- the lpxA gene encoding acyl-ACP--UDP-N-acetylglucosamine O-acyltransferase, whose translation is MATEIHPQACVEKGAQLDEGVSIGPFAYVGAGVSLGKGTVLHHHASVEGMTVMGRDNEVFPYACIGGKTQDLKFKGGDLGLQVGDRNVFRESVTVHMSTIEGTRTEIGDDNNLLAYSHVAHDATVGSHLIMSSNAAIGGHCIVDDHVYIAWASGLSPFVRVGKFSIVGAMSKITKNVPPFLMVDGNPGRVRTINKVRLERMGYDASAIEAAKSIYRTIYREGLNRSQAVEKLKENPESDAELYQLMIQFHGDSKMGYL
- the lpxC gene encoding UDP-3-O-[3-hydroxymyristoyl] N-acetylglucosamine deacetylase; translation: MKEQTLASEASISGKSLHTGNPVNMTIKPADAGTGFLFCRSDLEGKPSVKADVSFVTDLLRQTTIEDGDAVFHTIEHILSALRGCGVDNAIVELDASEPPICDGSARPFVELIQEAGLIEQDREREFIELADSVAVSSGKSSMIALPYDGFKITCTSADDRGLHSQHLSLEIDPETYAEDISKSRTFVVYEDIEELLRQGKVRGGSLDSAIVLKGDKILSKEPLRYVDEMVRHKMLDIIGDLTLLGKPLKAHIVAALPGHRLNAELTKAIRMKQSTQKLVKKEVPPPLPTDAPEVPDLTQVDMDVRKLIEVLPHRYPFIMLDRIVEVSEDCDKLWAIKNVTINEPFFQGHFPGRPVMPGVLQLEAMAQAGGVLLMRKTGSTSTLAFFMSADKVKFRNTVEPGDQLCIEVSLNKIRHNRIGVCSAQCRVGDKVVSSAELMFTLVIPTDEDS
- a CDS encoding SET domain-containing protein-lysine N-methyltransferase, producing MSSTKKVIRRVRPVLLSEMDFEIRESSIPDIGLGLFAKRLVRPGDTIGAYTGIIIDDAQSEEEPYVSSRYLVWVCKDCWIVGDSDEGNYTRFINHSKRPNAELVTSTRWKSARIKAIRLIRPGGEVFFDYGDEYWEALESEVKPL